Proteins co-encoded in one Arachis hypogaea cultivar Tifrunner chromosome 13, arahy.Tifrunner.gnm2.J5K5, whole genome shotgun sequence genomic window:
- the LOC112736806 gene encoding uncharacterized protein has translation MSNHHNQQDQRNGILDSTFNQTLRTVQGLLKGRSMPGKILLSPRSDPVDGLNTKDSSPSYRRSFSHNDAGTSDHTYGADEEEVQSPTIIANLNRLSISHVERSSKEFCKSTIGARSTDSARVMKFTKVLSGTTVILDKLRELAWSGVPDDMRPTVWRLLLGYAPPNSDRREGVLRRKRLEYLECISQYYDIPDTDRSDDEINMRRQIVVDCPRTVPDVPFFQQQQVQKSLERILYAWAIRHPASGYVQGINDLVTPFLVVFLSEYLEGSIDNWSMSDLSSDQINNVEADCYWCLSKLLDGMQDHYTFAQPGIQRLVFKLKELVRRIDEPVSRHVEDQSLEFLQFAFRWFNCLLIREIPFHLITRLWDTYLAEGDALPDFLVYIFASFLLTWSDNLRKLDFQELVIFLQHLPTQNWTHQELEMVLSRAFMWHSMFNNSPSHLAS, from the exons atgagcaACCACCATAACCAACAAGATCAGCGTAACGGCATTCTCGATTCCACCTTCAATCAAACCCTTAGAACTGTTCAAGG GTTACTTAAAGGTCGTAGCATGCCTGGGAAAATATTATTGAGCCCGAGATCAGACCCAGTAGATGGCTTGAACACGAAGGACTCATCGCCAAGTTACAGGAGGAGCTTCTCACACAATGATGCTGGCACTAGTGACCATACATATGGGGCAGATGAG GAAGAAGTTCAGAGTCCAACTATTATTGCCAACTTGAATCGGTTATCAATCTCGCATGTAGAGAGATCATCCAAAGAATTCTGCAAGTCTACCATTGGTGCCAGATCTACAGATTCTGCAAGAGTTATGAAGTTCACTAAGGTTCTTTCTGGGACAACAGTTATATTAG ACAAGTTGCGTGAGCTAGCTTGGAGTGGTGTTCCAGATGACATGCGCCCTACTGTGTGGAGGCTTCTCTTG GGATATGCACCACCTAATTCAGATAGAAGGGAGGGGGTTCTACGAAGAAAGCGCCTTGAGTATCTTGAGTGTATTTCTCAGTATTATGATATTCCTGATACTGATCGTTCCGATGATGAGATCAACATGCGTCGCCAG ATTGTTGTTGATTGTCCAAGAACTGTACCTGATGTTCCATTCTTCCAGCAACAGCAAGTTCAGAAATCATTGGAGCGCATTCTTTATGCATG GGCCATTCGACATCCTGCAAGTGGATATGTTCAGGGGATAAATGATCTTGTTACaccatttttagttgttttcctTTCAGAATACTTAGAAGGGTCTATAGATAATTGGTCAATGTCTGATTTATCCTCAGACCAGATCAACAATGTAGAGGCTGATTGCTATTGGTGCTTGTCGAAGTTGCTTGATGGTATGCAAGATCATTACACATTTGCTCAACCAGGGATTCAGAGGCTTGTTTTTAAGTTGAAGGAATTGGTCAGGAGGATTGATG AACCTGTTTCACGACATGTGGAGGATCAAAGTCTTGAATTTCTTCAGTTTGCTTTCCGCTGGTTCAACTGTCTTCTAATCCGCGAG ATACCCTTCCATCTCATCACACGCCTTTGGGACACGTACCTTGCTGAAGGAGATGCTTTACCAGATTTCCTTGTGTATATATTTGCCAGTTTCCTTCTAACA TGGTCAGACAATCTCCGGAAGCTAGATTTCCAAGAATTGGTGATATTCCTTCAACATCTTCCAACTCAGAACTGGACTCACCAAGAGCTGGAAATGGTGCTTTCCAGGGCATTTATGTGGCACAGCATGTTCAACAACTCTCCCAGCCATTTAGCCAGCTGA
- the LOC112736807 gene encoding peptidyl-prolyl cis-trans isomerase FKBP16-3, chloroplastic, which produces MTSNITTFNLGYDMPTMAASLSSLLLPLGSTCKSLGCNPQGIAADRLRCLVPQYRRSVVKVKASDTTECAAMVNSNSRRDFLGLALGISSLFVGSLEAKGAGLPPEDKPKLCDEACEKELENVPMVTTESGLQYKDIKVGQGPSPPVGFQVAANYVAMVPSGQVFDSSLEKGQIYIFRVGSGQVIKGLDEGLLSMKVGGKRRLYIPGPLAFPKGLTSAPGRPRVAPNSPVIFDVSLEYIPGLEVDEE; this is translated from the exons ATGACATCTAATATTACAACCTTCAACCTTGGATATGATATGCCAACAATGGctgcttctctctcctctctccttcTTCCACTAG gtTCTACTTGTAAAAGTTTGGGCTGCAATCCTCAAGGCATTGCTGCTGACAGGCTTCGATGCTTGGTTCCGCAATACCGAAGATCGGTGGTAAAAGTAAAGGCCTCAGATACAACTGAATGTGCTGCTATGGTTAATTCCAATTCCCGCAGAGACTTTCTTGGATTGGCTTTGGGAATCTCAAGCCTCTTTGTTGGTTCATTGGAAGCCAAAGGAGCTGGTTTGCCCCCGGAAGATAAGCCGAAACTATGTGATGAAGCTTGTGAGAAGGAGCTTGAAAAT GTGCCTATGGTAACTACTGAATCAGGTTTGCAATACAAGGATATTAAAGTTGGACAAGGTCCTAGTCCCCCAGTTGGATTTCAG GTAGCAGCTAATTATGTAGCAATGGTTCCTTCCGGACAAGTATTTGATAG TTCATTGGAGAAAGGCCAGATTTACATTTTCCGTGTCGGTTCTGGTCAG GTGATAAAGGGTCTTGATGAAGGTCTTCTGAGCATGAAAGTAGGAGGGAAGCGTCGACTGTACATACCTGGACCA TTGGCATTCCCAAAAGGCCTTACATCAGCTCCAGGGAGACCAAGGGTGGCTCCAAATAGTCCAGTCATATTTGATGTTAGTTTGGAATATATACCAGGGCTTGAAGTGGATGAGGAATAA
- the LOC112736808 gene encoding DNA-directed RNA polymerases II, IV and V subunit 8B, with product MVDVLFDDIFRVEKLNPDDKKYFDKVTRIEARSERFDMFMHLDINSEVYPLKVGQKFALLLVPTLNLDGTPDTGYYIGGNRHSLADNFEYVMHGKLYKITEDSTRENVEVLISFGGLLMMMKGDPSHCNKFELDQKLYLLMRKV from the exons ATGGTGGACGTTCTTTTTGATGATATCTTCAGAGTGGAAAAACTCAACCCCGATGACAAGAAATACTTCGATAAAG TAACACGCATTGAAGCAAGAAGTGAGAGGTTTGACATGTTCATGCACCTAGACATCAATTCTGAGGTGTATCCTTTAAAGGTTGGACAGAAATTCGCCCTTTTACTTGTTCCAACTCTTAATCTTGATGGAACACCAGACACTGGCTATTATATTGGG GGCAATCGGCACTCACTCGCTGACAATTTTGAATACGTCATGCATGGGAAGCTCTACAAGATAACAGAGGATTCAACGCGTGAAAATGT GGAGGTTCTTATTTCATTTGGTGGGcttctgatgatgatgaagggAGATCCCTCTCATTGCAACAAGTTTGAGCTTGATCAGAAGCTTTATCTTCTCATGAGGAAAGTATGA